The DNA segment GGCCGGCCCGTCCAGCCGGTTCGCGGACTTCACCAGCGGCACCGGCCTCTTCGCCCGCGGCTACACCTATGTCATGGTCGACCTGCGAGGCTTCGGCGGGAGCACCGGCTGCCTCGACTGGGTGGGCCCGGGTGAACAGGCCGACGTCAAGGCCGCGATCAAGTGGGCGGCGACGCAACCGTGGTCGACGGGCAAGGTGGGCATGTACGGCAAGTCGTACGACGCCGTCACCGGCCTGGTCGGTAACAACCTGCGCCTGCCGGCCCTGAAAGCGGTCGTGGCTCAGGAACCGGTGTGGAACATGTACAACTACCTGTTCAGCAACGGCGTGCCTCGTCCCAACGTGACCGGCACGCCGAATGCCTACAACAGCATCGCCACGATGGCGCCGCTGCCCGACGACACCGCGCGCTACAAGGCCAATGCGGCGTACGAGCAGAGCCACCCCGAGTGCCTCGCCGACAACCTCACGAACAACAACAACCCCGACCTCGACTCGCCATACTGGCGCGCCCGCAACCTGGCGGCCCAGGCCAAGGGTTCGAACACCCCGCTCTTCGTCACGCAGGGCTTCATCGAGAACAACACGAAGCCCGAGGACATGGAGGAATTCCTCGACAACCACCACGGTGTCGAGCGGGGCTGGCTCGGGCAGTGGGAGCACGTCCGCGGTAACGAGACGAACGATCAGGGCCGGTTGCTGATGGGCCGAGCCGGGTTCTTCGACGAGGTCATGCGCTTCTACGACCGCTACCTGAAGGGCATCCGACCGGCGGTGCACGACCCGGCCTACGCCATCGAGGACAACACCGGCGCGTGGCGTGCCCAGCCGACGTGGCCGACGCCGTCCTCGTTCACCAGCGCAAAGCTGCTCGACGGGCAGTACGTCGACGACGGCGTCGCCTCGGCACTGGCCGCGCCCGCCGGTCAGGAGCAGGACATGGAGCACTACACGGATCCCGTTCCGCCCGCCGCCCGGGGTCTCGCACCGGCGCCCGGCTATTTCACCTGGTCGACGCCGGTCGCGTCGCGGCTGCGGATCACCGGCACTCCGAGGGTCACGTTGCACGCGAGCGCGCCGGGCAACGTCATGGTGCGGCTGTGGGACGTCGCCCCGGACGGGACCGCGGTGATGTTCGACGAGAACGTCGCGCTGATCGAACGAGCGGGCCGCGTCGCGTTCGACCTGAAATCCACTGACTGGACCCTCGAGGCGGGCCACCAGCTCGGCGTACAGATCGGCACGATCGGCAGCGGGAGCTGGCGCGACACCCCGAGCGGCAACACGATCGAGATCACCCGCGCCCGGCTGAACCTCGCGCTGCAGAACCCGCGGTTCGACGTGCCGACCCAGGGTGACCGGTCGCCGTTCCTCGACACCTACCTGAGGCAGTACACCCGCACACTCACCGACGTCGGCGAGGGAACCTTCCCGCTCGCCCCGCGCCACCGGCCCTGAGGTTTCCGTCGCGCTGACTGCCCGGCCGCCCGACCACGGCCGGGCAGTCAGCGCCCGAACTGCCCGGATATGACCTAGGCGGCGGGCACCAGACTCTCCAGCATGGCCTTGTAAGCGCTGGGATGAACGATCGGAATGCCGTACTGCTCGGCCTTCTTCGCCTTGCCGGACATCGAGTCCGGGTCGGCCGCGACCAGCAGGCGCGTCTTCTTCGTGACGTTGCCGCCGGTGTTCAGGCCGTATCTCGCCGCTTCCGCCTCCCATATATCTCGCGACGGGTTCATGCTGCCGGTGAAGACGACCATGTCGCCGGGGCTGAGTCGCCACGATGTCCGAGCGGGTTCCGGCGCTTCGCGGGCCGTAGCCAGTGCGACATCGACGTCCGCTGGGGTCAGGCCCAGCAGGCCGGCGACGCTGTCCAAGTCGCTGCGCTCGTCGGCGGTTATGACCAGGTCCTCGAACGCGATCGCCGCCAGGCTGGTCAGGTAACGCCGATGAAGCAGCTCCACATCGACTCGGGCCAAGCCGAGTCGGTCAGCGGTGTCGACCAGCTGATCCGCCTCGTTCGCGGATATGTGGCGATCCAGCAGGGCGCGATCGAGCAGATCCAGGTAGGAGTCCCCTTGGGGGTCCCGCAGCCGAGGCAGGCGGTCGACAAGCCGGGTGAGGAAGTGAGGTTCGCGGTCCTCCGGCTTGCGGCGTGTCACCGGCGCCACGCCCGTGACGGGCAGATCGGGCCAAGCGACCCGCTGGGCCTCGTGAACGAGTGGCGTCCACGGTGGCGGGCTGCCGGACGCCCTGAGGTAGTACGAGAGCAACTCCGCTGCCGCCCGCGCATCGTGGAGCGCGGAGTGCGCCCGGTGGGCCGGGAGCCCAGCGGCAGTCCGGCACGCCTGCAAGTTGCGCGCGGCGGTGGGTAGGAAGTGGGCAGCCAGCCGCATGGTGCACAGTCCCCGGCCCGCGGCAATGGGCACCTGATATCCGAGCTTACCGAACTCCGCGGTGAGGAACCCGGCGTCGAAGAGCAGGTTGTGAGCCACGACGGCATGACCGGCGAGACGTTCGACGATCTGCCCCGCGAACGCAGCGAAGGAGGGTGCGCGGCGTGCCTCGGCCGCAGTGATGCCGTGGATCTCCTGCGGACCGAGATCTCGGTCGGGATTCACCAGAGTGCACCACTCGTCACGGACACGACCGCGCTCGTCGACGCGAACGACGGCGATCTCCACGATCCGGTCATGCCAGCTGGTTCTGGTGCCGGTGGTCTCCACATCGACGACTGCGTACATGCTCAGCCCTCCGAGCCCGACTCGGCAGCACGCAGGCGGCCGACCCACCGTGGCGGGAGAACCTGCAACTCACCCAGCGAACGCAGGTACGGCCGCCGATAGCGGGCCTCCTCGGTCTCCTGCCAGAGATCGATGATTTGACGCAGCGTCCCGACCAGACTCAGCGCCGAGGCCGCCGCCGGGTTGGCCGCATAGGTCGGACGTGTGGTCAGGACCCCGACCTCGTCAGCCTCGCTGGGCAGTTCTCGCGCCCACTTCAGCGGAGCGATCTTCGAGGATGTCGAGACACTGTGCGCGGCTAGCTCCTCCGTGTAGTGCGCGCGCAGCTCGCGGATCTCGGCGACCAGGTCCGGAATCGTGAGGTACCCGGCGCGCAGCTGCGCGACCATCTCCGCCGGCAATAGAGCCTCCACCTTGCCGAGCGCTTCCGTGGCCGCTTCCGCGGTCCAGCCGACCAGGCACCGGCCGCGAACCATGTGCATTATGGGAAGCAGGCGCGCGCTTTCGAGATCGGCCAACGGCAGGATCCATGCTCCGGTCGCGGCGCCGAGGGCGCTGAGGGTCCAGATCGCCAGGCATTCCTGGTCGTCGGGCCCGGGCCCCAGGACGAGCACGGCATGCCCGCGCACACCCGGCAGATAATCCAGAACGGTGCCGGACTCGGCGTCCTGGCTTTCCAGAGCAATCGTCATCTCACGCCCCGATGTCACAGTGGATGGCCACGCTAACAGCGGGCGAGGCTGCGAAAACTCCGCTGATGGGCAGGACTTTTCGTATACGACACGCCGAGACCCGATGGTTGCCGGATCGGCGTACTCGGTCTAATGGCCGGGTTCGGGCCTGGCGAAATCGTGGCAATGGGTGGTCCTGAGCTGGTTCTGATGCTGCGTTGCCGCAAGGCGGTGACGTGCGGCTTTCACGTGCTACGAGGTGCGGTTCGGGGAGTCGTGGAGTAGACGGCTTGGCACATTCGCGAAGCCGGCGGCACTCGTACGCTCGTCCTCTGGTCGTGCTATTCGCCTGATGCGGCCGCCCTCGCCGAGGATTTGCAGCAGATCTGAGCTCTGACCGACGGCCCGCACGTGAGTCATCTGGTCGGGCGAGTGCACGCCACGGCCGAGCCGGTGCAGACCTTGGATGCCGGTAGGACATGGCGGCGATCGGCGAGGGCGAATGATCCTCCCGTGCTTTGGCGTACTGACTTCTTCAGTATCTGTCTATACGGCGTGTGTGGCGATACTCGGACAAGCAGGTCAGTCAGTTGCCGTCGATGCCGTATCTCCACTATCTGGCCCGCCCTTCGAAATTGCCTTCGGGCTCGGCCTCCGACGTCGATACGGGCGTCGCACGTTATAGATGTCTTCTTGGTCTACATCTATGTCGACTTCTACGCCATTGGGAAATGGAAGATTGAAGTTCAATGTGCCGGCGATTTCGCCATCGTGGTCGAACCGAAACTTCTTCCAAACATTCTGGATCGCCTGAACCATGATTTCGCCGCCCAGCACCTTATAGGCAGTGAAGTCCACGCTTAGCGTGGCCGGAACCCCTTCTTCAGGCCTAATTCTTAGGTCGCCTCCGTTGATTTCTCCTGGCCCGATCCTGATCGTTGTTGGCCCTACTGAGCGAACGTCTATATTGACGTAAACGTGGCCTTTCATGGTGCCGGGCGCTGATAGGTGAAAGTTGTCAGTGGCGGCATTGTCAAACACTAGTCGGCCGGCGTCTAAGGTGTAGGTATGCATTGGGATGGAGACGTCCCTCAGGGTGGAGCTCGAGAAGTCGATCTCACCGCTGATGATCGAGTATTTGCGCTGGAACATGTATGACACTATGTCGTCCGCGTCGAATTTGAAGTTGGACTTCCGGATCTGGGATTCCCTAACTTTAATCGACGCCTCTCCGGCAATTTTCACTGCAATTGGGTAAAAGTCTGAATCGGTGATTTCAGTAAGATCCAGAAAGATGTGTGACCCGCCGTTCAGGCGCATCCCGCCCATAAGCACCTTCATGTTGGTGAAGGTTGATCCGGTGAAGTCGATCACTCCATCGTCCATATCAACATTCCTGAGTCGCAGTTCGCCGTCGCTGAAAACGCAATCTCGGAATGAAACTCGCACGTCATGAAGCTTCGCGCCATCTAGATCGACAACATGGTAAGTGCCGCCCGAAAAATCTAGCTCCTCTCGATGCCATGAGGTGGGAGCGTTGGGGTCCATCAAGCGGTCATGGACAGACTTCCAAGCAGTTCTCCTTACTTCGCGTTCGCCAGGATCTTCTGGAGGGGGTAGCCGAAGATAGGAAGCTATAGCTTGAGCGCACGATTGGCGGCCTTGACTCCAGTCGTCGGCCAGGCTTGTAAGTGAGTGGAGCCCGGCTAGCCGTGCGGACGGTCTTTCATGGGCAAGGAGTTCAGCTGCCTTAACGAAACGATCTGAATAGACCTGCTGCTCTGCTCTTACTCCTTCTCGCTCCGCAATTAGTTGTTTACGGAAGGCGTATACGGCTCCGAGCGAAGCGCCTATCAACGCCGTCATGCTGATGGCTGCGGTAAGTAGTCCAGATACGGCTTGCTGATTTGGTGCTTTGAAACCAGAGAGAATTGTAACAACGATCCACAGCACTGCAATCAAGATGACTACTAGGGCGATTGCCGTGCCTGCCGCTACTGGAAGGATCCTTGATAGGTTACCGTGCGACTCGGGATGAGAAACCTCAGCGACCTCGCGAGCGATCTCATTGAGCCATCCTGTCGCTCGTTTTCTATATCGCTTTTCGGGAACGTCTGTCATCCGACACCTGCCTTCAGGGATCTGCCAGCTTACTCAAGGTAGCCGATGCACTCAAGCCATAAGATTGGCAGGTCGCGCGTCGTGGGCCGATAGGAGAGGTCCATCATCTCCGTGGTCCAATCCACGCCGGGAGTGCCGAGCCGAGAAGGTGTTTTATTCGTGGCGCGGGTCAGAAGAGACGGAGCCGGTTGAGTCTTCCGTCGATCAACCCGATCGCGGACATTTCACGGCACGGGCGAAGGCCATCATGGGGTATTGAAGGGAATTCTCCAACGGTAGGTAGCCTCGACCGCACCTCGGCAGAGAATACTCAGTCAATGCACTTCCGGTAGATGCCAGTATTGAACCCGCAGGTCACGAAATCCCGCCGACCCTCTATAAACCGTGGCGGGATGCACCGGCCGGTCACGTCGACCTGGAGACGAACAAAGAGGTGAATCGGCTGTCGTATCGCGGGGCGTTGCACGGGCACTGCAGAAGCAGCGGATCATGCGCCCGGCCGGCCGCGGCGGCCGCGGCCTATCCGTGGCCCGGCCGGAGCAGGACCCTGCTGCCGGCGATCGCGAAGGACTTCTGCTGGACCACGCGGCGCTGGGACCAGATGGCGGCGTTGAGGGCCGCCCAGGCCGCGCCGAGTGCCACCGCCGCCACGGTCTCGCTGGTCCGGCTCCAGCCCAGATAGATCCAGGAGCCGGCGCAGAGCGTGACCAGCGTGGCGGCGGTCGTCCAGACGGTGACCTTCCACTTCCAGGGGAGTCCGCGAGCGATCAGCCAGGCGAGCAGGCCGGCGGCGGCGGCGACCTGTGCGGTCTGGCCGGCGGACATGGTGGCGAGGGCGATCGCGGGGGCGTCGTGCGGCAGCAGGCCGCCGAATTCGTCCGGGGCGGGGAACACCACGGCGTCCACCGCCTGCCAGCCGGGCAGCATCGCCGTGCCGAGCGCCACGGCGAGAATCACGGCGGGCAGGACCGGGCCGAGCGTCTCGCCGAGAACGCGCCGGGGCTGCCGGGTGGAGAACAGGGCCCGGACCAGGGAGACGGCCACGGCCACGGCGATCAGGATCTCCGGGACGATCGTCGTGGCGGTTTCCAGGGCGAAGAGATAACCGTCCGAGGTCCATTGACCGCGCATCCACGCCGCGATCGCGTCATCGGTCGCCGCGAGACCGCTGAAACGCACGAGAGCGGGGACCGCGACGACGAGCAGGACAGCCAGCCCGATCAATGCGGCGAGGCTCAATGCGGTCGGCGGGACGGGGTGCGACGTGCGGATCGTGAGGCGCCGGAATGGAGCGTGACTCCGCAGCCACAGCGCTGTCGCTCGTACGGGATCGGGATTTTGACCCAACCAGCGGCCCGCAAGAATCAGTCCGAGAATGAGCACCGTCAGCGCTGCGAGCGCGCCTGCCGCGCGCCCCGCGCGAGCGGCGAGGATGTCGTAGCTCGCGCCCGCCGCATAGCTCGCGCCGACCATCCACGCAGCCCAGAGGATCGCCGCCGGCGTGTGCCAGGCGAGGAACCGACGGCGGGGTACGTTGCTCCGCGCGGCCAGCCGGGGCATCAGCGTCCTGGCGCCGACCACCCACTGTCCGACGAAGATCGCCCGGCCGCCGTGTCGCGCGAACAGTTTCTCGGTGCGTTGCGCATGCCGGCCGATGCGCGGGAATGAGCCGTGCCGATAGGCCAGATTGCCGCCGAGAACCGCCGAGGCGACCGCCACGAGAAAGGCGGGGACGACGGGCACGACACCGGCGTTCGCGAGCAGGCCCATCGCGATCAGCGCGGTGGCGGACGGCAGGACGACGCCGGCGAGAAGCGCGGATTCCAGCGTGACGAGCGCGGCGACGACCAGGTAGACGGCGATCGGTGGAAGTCCCCCGAGCAATTCCTCGATCATGCGGTCGACGCTAGGGGTTGGGATGCGGCGGCGAATCGGTGATGCTCCTTAGGTATTCACCGATATCTGTAGGAGGGGCATTGCCACCGACGCTGCGCCGCCTGGACGAGCTCGCCACCTTCCTCGCCGGCCGGGACGACACCATCGCGGTGCTCGGCCTCGGCTCCGCGGGCGCCCAGCGAGCCCGCCTGGACGACCACTCCGACCTTGACTTCTTCGTGATCGTGGAGGACGGCGCCCGCTTGCGGTACGTCGAACGTCTCGACTGGCTGGAAGCGCCCTGTCCGGTTCTGTTCAGCTTCGCCCACGAGCGCAACGGCCGGAAGGCGCTCTACGAGGACGGGGTCTTCGTGGAGTACGCCGTGTTCACCGCGGCCGAGCTGCCCCGGATCCCGTTCTGCGCCGCGAAGGTGGTGTGGCGGCGGGCCGACGCGCCGCCCGGGCTGGCGCAGTCGGAGGCGCCGCTGCCGCGCACCCCCTACGACACCGTCGACTTCCACCTCAACGAGGCGCTCACCAACCTCTATGTCGGTCTGCACCGTGAGCTGCGCGGGGAGCATCTGAGCGCGTCCCGGTTCATCCAGTCGCACGCGGTCGACCGGGTGATCTCGCTGCTGCGGCTGGCCAGCGGGGAGGCGCCCTACCGGGATCCGTTCGACGTGACGCGCCGGGCCGAGCGGGCGTACCCGGCCACGGTCCTGCCGCTCGCCGAGATGGTCCCGGGGTACGCGCACAACGTGGCGGCGGCCCGGGCGACGTTCGCGTGGCTCAGCCATCGGTACCCGGTGCATCCGGGGATCGGGGCGGCGATCAGGGCATTGCTGACCCGTTCGGGGGATTACTCCTGATCTTTACAGCGAGGACCGTCTATTTCCATGGTGCCTAAATGGCGGGCGGTACTTCTCGACTTCGTGGAGCGGGGCGGCTGGTCGGCGGGTCAGGTGTTCGTCGCGACGCTGCTCGCCGGCGGCCTCGGCTCGGTCGCCGACCTGCCGTGGACGGAGGCGATCACGCTGGCGGTGAGCGCGTTCGTCGCGTCGACGGTGCTCACCGGGATCCAGTACCTCTCCAAGCAGACGAACCTGGCCTTCTGGCCGGACCTGGTGGTCCGGCTCGGGAAGACGTTCCTGAGTTCGCTCTCCGCGGCGATGCTGGCCGGCGCGTTCAACGTGACCACGTTCGACTGGGAGGCGGCGTTCAACGTGGCGTTCCTGGCCACGCTCGCCGCGCTCGGCAAGGGTCTGCTCGCGCGGGAGCCGGCCGCACCCAACGGCCAGGTCCCGCCGGACGCGTCGCCGTCGACGCTGCCGACCGGCACCTACCGCGAGGCGGTCGACCACTCACCGGCGCCGCCCACGATCGAGGCGACGAACCCGCCGGCCGGGACGCCCGAGGCGCCCCCGGTCGCCTCGGAGCCGTCGGAGTCTCAGTAGCCGATCGGCAGGCCCGCGTAGTTCTCGGCGAGGCCGGTCGCCCCGGCCTCGCTGTTCGCCACCCATTTGAGCTGCGACAACTGCAGTTGCGCGTCGAACGGGTCGCCCGACGTGTGCAGCATCGTCGTCATCCACCAGGAGAAGTGCGTGCACCGCCAGACCCGGCGTTGGGCGTCGTCGGAGTAGCTGTCGGCTTTGGCGGGGTCGCCGTTCTTGATCTTCGCGATCAGCGCCTCGCTGAGCAGTGCCACGTCGGCGATCGCCAGGTTGAGGCCCTTCGCGCCGGTCGGCGGGACGATGTGCGCGGCGTCGCCGGCGAGGAACAGGTTGCCGTGCCGCATCGGGGTCTGCACATGACTGCGCATCGGCAGCACGCTCTTGTCGGTGATCGGGCCGGGGGTCAGCTTCCAGCCGTTCTGGCCGTGGCCGAGCCGGGTGGCGAGCTCGTCCCAGATCCGGTCGTCGGACCAGGACTGCGGGTCGGTGCCGTTCGGGACCTGCAGGTAGAGCCGGCTGACCGTGGCCGAGCGCATCGAGTGCAGCGCGAAGCCGTTCGGGTGCCAGGCGTAGATCAGCTCGTCGGTGGAGGGCGCGACGTCGGCGAGGATCCCGAACCAGGAATAGGGATAGACCTTCTCGTACGTCTGGGCCGCGGGCACCGCCTTCCGGCTGGGCCCGAACGAACCATCACAACCGGCGATGGCCGCGGCATCGAGCCGAAGATTCTGCCCGTCCTTGTCAGTAAATGTCACGAAATCTGCACCGATTTCGACGTTGGTGACCTCGTAGTGGATCTCCTGGCCCGCCGCCGCCCGTGCCTTGATCAGATCCTTCTGCACCTCGGTCTGACCGTAGACCCACACACTGCGGCCCGCGAGGTTCACGAAGTCCAGGTGGTGCCGCTCGCCGGGCCACTGCAGGTAGATGCCGCGGTGGTGATCGCCCTCGGTGCGGATCCGGTCGCCGAGCCCCGCCGCTTCGAGGAGCTCGACGCTGGAGTGTTCCAGGATTCCGGCGCGGATCCGGGCCGCGACGTACTCCTCGGAGCGGGTCTCGAGGACCACCGACTCGACGCCGCCCTGGGCGAGGAGGTGGGAGAGAAGCAGGCCGGCCGGGCCGGCGCCGATGATGGCGACCTGGGTACGCATGCCCTCAGCGTTCGGCACGGCGATGCCGCAGAGCAATACCCTATTTCCACTGAACGGAAGCCAGGGTCCTCCCGATGCCGTGTGCGGCGACCTGGAGCGCGGAGACGAGGCGGGGCAGCTGGCGCCGCAGATCGGGGACGACGATGCCGAGCGCGGCCACCACCGTCTCGCCGTGCCGGACCGGGACGGCGACCGAGCAGGCGCCGAGGCTCATCTCCTCGCCGGTGGTCGCGTACCCCTCGGCGCGGACCCGTTTCAGCTGGTCGAGCAGGCGGGCGGGCTGGGTGATGGTGTAGGCGGTGATCCGGGTCAGGTGTTTCAGGGACTCCATCCGCACCTCCTCGGGGGCGTACGCCAGGAGCACCTTCCCCACGCCGGTCGCGTGCATCGGCAACCGCGATCCGACCCGGCTGACCACCGGAACCGATACGTGGCCGGCGAGCCGTTCCACGTAGAGCACCTCGAGACCCTCTCGTACCGCGAGGTGCACGGTAGCGAGCGTCGTCCCGTACAAATCATGCAAAAATGGGGAAGCGGCCTGGCGCAGACCGCTCTGCACCGGTGCGAGCAGCCCGAGTTGCCAGATCCGGCGTCCGATCACGTAGTCGCCGCCGGGCTCCCGGGCCAGCGCGCCCCACCGATGCAGCTCCCCGACCAGGCGATGTGTGGTGGCGAGGGGGAGTCCGGCGCGGCGGGCGAGATCGGTCAGCGATAGGGCGCGGTTGTCCCCGTCGAAGGCGCCGAGGATGGCGAGCGCGCGCGACGTGACAGAGGCACCCATGATCTCCTCCTTCCGCTCAGTGGAAGGCTATTGTCGCTGAGAACCGTACGACCGCCTAGCGTCCGGGACGTGAACATGGAGTCGTCACAAGCTGACATCAACCAGGAGATCGAGGCGGCGGCACAGCATCCGGGCGGTCCGCAACCGAAGATCGACTACGCCCCGTACCGCAGCTCCGTCCTGCGGCACCCGAAGCAGCCCGCGCACCTGATCGACCCCGAGTCGGTCGAGTTGTGGGCGCCGGCGTTCGGCCACCGTGACGTCGCCGTCGACGAGGCCGACCTGACCATCCAGCACGCCGGCACCCCCATCGGCGAGCGGATCGTGGTGAGCGGCCGGGTGCTCGACGGCGACGGGCGTCCGGTCGCGAACCAGCTGGTCGAGGTCTGGCAGGCGAACGCGGCGGGCCGCTACCGGCACCAGCGCGACCAGCACCCGGCGCCGCACGACCCCAACTTCACCGGAGTCGGCCGCTGCATCACCGGGCCGGACGGGTCGTACCGCTTCCAGACGATCAAGCCGGGTCCGTACCCGTGGCGCAACCACGTCAACGCGTGGCGCCCCGCACACATCCACTTCTCGCTCTTCGGCCTCGATTTCACGCAGCGCCTGGTCACGCAGATGTACTTCCCGGGCGACCCGCTCTTCGCGCTGGACCCGATCTACCAGTCGATCACCGATCCGAAGGCGCGGGAACTGCTGATCGCCCAGTACGACCACGATCTCACCACCCCGGAGTGGAGCACCGGCTACCGCTGGGACATCGTCCTGACCGGCACGCACCGCACTCCGCTCGACAACGAGGAGCACGACGCATGAGCGCCGTCCCCGGGCAGACCGTCGGCCCGTTCTTTCACCTGGGCCTCGAATATCCGCAGATGAACGAGCTGGTCCCGCCGGCCAGCCCGCGTGCGGTGCGTCTTCACGGCCGGGTCACCGACGGCGCCGGCAACCCGGTTCCGGACGCGGTTCTGGAGATCTGGCAGGCCGATCCGCAGGGCGCCGTCCTCCGCCGGCCGGGCTCGCTGCGCCGCGACGGCTGGACCTTCACCGGCTGGGGTCGTGCCGCCAC comes from the Actinoplanes sp. OR16 genome and includes:
- a CDS encoding CocE/NonD family hydrolase; translated protein: MSLRGRAAAAALITVAALASGSPATASPPGVTHEQNPRVPEGAVWTEAYFPSADDSGVELHADVLRPANLPSHVRTPVILAVSSYFSHAGQTGPEGWEQAGPSSRFADFTSGTGLFARGYTYVMVDLRGFGGSTGCLDWVGPGEQADVKAAIKWAATQPWSTGKVGMYGKSYDAVTGLVGNNLRLPALKAVVAQEPVWNMYNYLFSNGVPRPNVTGTPNAYNSIATMAPLPDDTARYKANAAYEQSHPECLADNLTNNNNPDLDSPYWRARNLAAQAKGSNTPLFVTQGFIENNTKPEDMEEFLDNHHGVERGWLGQWEHVRGNETNDQGRLLMGRAGFFDEVMRFYDRYLKGIRPAVHDPAYAIEDNTGAWRAQPTWPTPSSFTSAKLLDGQYVDDGVASALAAPAGQEQDMEHYTDPVPPAARGLAPAPGYFTWSTPVASRLRITGTPRVTLHASAPGNVMVRLWDVAPDGTAVMFDENVALIERAGRVAFDLKSTDWTLEAGHQLGVQIGTIGSGSWRDTPSGNTIEITRARLNLALQNPRFDVPTQGDRSPFLDTYLRQYTRTLTDVGEGTFPLAPRHRP
- a CDS encoding exonuclease domain-containing protein, which codes for MYAVVDVETTGTRTSWHDRIVEIAVVRVDERGRVRDEWCTLVNPDRDLGPQEIHGITAAEARRAPSFAAFAGQIVERLAGHAVVAHNLLFDAGFLTAEFGKLGYQVPIAAGRGLCTMRLAAHFLPTAARNLQACRTAAGLPAHRAHSALHDARAAAELLSYYLRASGSPPPWTPLVHEAQRVAWPDLPVTGVAPVTRRKPEDREPHFLTRLVDRLPRLRDPQGDSYLDLLDRALLDRHISANEADQLVDTADRLGLARVDVELLHRRYLTSLAAIAFEDLVITADERSDLDSVAGLLGLTPADVDVALATAREAPEPARTSWRLSPGDMVVFTGSMNPSRDIWEAEAARYGLNTGGNVTKKTRLLVAADPDSMSGKAKKAEQYGIPIVHPSAYKAMLESLVPAA
- a CDS encoding DUF6218 family protein, which gives rise to MTIALESQDAESGTVLDYLPGVRGHAVLVLGPGPDDQECLAIWTLSALGAATGAWILPLADLESARLLPIMHMVRGRCLVGWTAEAATEALGKVEALLPAEMVAQLRAGYLTIPDLVAEIRELRAHYTEELAAHSVSTSSKIAPLKWARELPSEADEVGVLTTRPTYAANPAAASALSLVGTLRQIIDLWQETEEARYRRPYLRSLGELQVLPPRWVGRLRAAESGSEG
- a CDS encoding DedA family protein; the encoded protein is MIEELLGGLPPIAVYLVVAALVTLESALLAGVVLPSATALIAMGLLANAGVVPVVPAFLVAVASAVLGGNLAYRHGSFPRIGRHAQRTEKLFARHGGRAIFVGQWVVGARTLMPRLAARSNVPRRRFLAWHTPAAILWAAWMVGASYAAGASYDILAARAGRAAGALAALTVLILGLILAGRWLGQNPDPVRATALWLRSHAPFRRLTIRTSHPVPPTALSLAALIGLAVLLVVAVPALVRFSGLAATDDAIAAWMRGQWTSDGYLFALETATTIVPEILIAVAVAVSLVRALFSTRQPRRVLGETLGPVLPAVILAVALGTAMLPGWQAVDAVVFPAPDEFGGLLPHDAPAIALATMSAGQTAQVAAAAGLLAWLIARGLPWKWKVTVWTTAATLVTLCAGSWIYLGWSRTSETVAAVALGAAWAALNAAIWSQRRVVQQKSFAIAGSRVLLRPGHG
- a CDS encoding 4-hydroxybenzoate 3-monooxygenase, with product MRTQVAIIGAGPAGLLLSHLLAQGGVESVVLETRSEEYVAARIRAGILEHSSVELLEAAGLGDRIRTEGDHHRGIYLQWPGERHHLDFVNLAGRSVWVYGQTEVQKDLIKARAAAGQEIHYEVTNVEIGADFVTFTDKDGQNLRLDAAAIAGCDGSFGPSRKAVPAAQTYEKVYPYSWFGILADVAPSTDELIYAWHPNGFALHSMRSATVSRLYLQVPNGTDPQSWSDDRIWDELATRLGHGQNGWKLTPGPITDKSVLPMRSHVQTPMRHGNLFLAGDAAHIVPPTGAKGLNLAIADVALLSEALIAKIKNGDPAKADSYSDDAQRRVWRCTHFSWWMTTMLHTSGDPFDAQLQLSQLKWVANSEAGATGLAENYAGLPIGY
- a CDS encoding IclR family transcriptional regulator; this encodes MGASVTSRALAILGAFDGDNRALSLTDLARRAGLPLATTHRLVGELHRWGALAREPGGDYVIGRRIWQLGLLAPVQSGLRQAASPFLHDLYGTTLATVHLAVREGLEVLYVERLAGHVSVPVVSRVGSRLPMHATGVGKVLLAYAPEEVRMESLKHLTRITAYTITQPARLLDQLKRVRAEGYATTGEEMSLGACSVAVPVRHGETVVAALGIVVPDLRRQLPRLVSALQVAAHGIGRTLASVQWK
- the pcaH gene encoding protocatechuate 3,4-dioxygenase subunit beta, which translates into the protein MESSQADINQEIEAAAQHPGGPQPKIDYAPYRSSVLRHPKQPAHLIDPESVELWAPAFGHRDVAVDEADLTIQHAGTPIGERIVVSGRVLDGDGRPVANQLVEVWQANAAGRYRHQRDQHPAPHDPNFTGVGRCITGPDGSYRFQTIKPGPYPWRNHVNAWRPAHIHFSLFGLDFTQRLVTQMYFPGDPLFALDPIYQSITDPKARELLIAQYDHDLTTPEWSTGYRWDIVLTGTHRTPLDNEEHDA